The Candidatus Nitrosocaldus cavascurensis genome segment TAGTGCTCTAAGGGCCATCTTATCCGCTATACCAAGTTCTATACCCTCATACTCTGGCTTTAGCCTTCCAAGCATGAGGTATACAACCTTGTCTATGAGTTCTTTTGGAGTGCTCTTGAGTAATCTAACGATGAGATCGGTAAGTTCTGTTCTCTTGCTTGTAGCCTCCATCTCGTTGAATACATCTACCACTATAGAGTAGTCCATACAGCACATTTAACATGATAGGTTAATAAGTTGGTTGCCCTAACTCAATCACATGGGTGGAGCAGGAAAGAAGTCAATAGGAGCAGAGGCTAAGAGGCAGCTTAAGGAACAGGAGCAAGAGGCGAGGAAGGAGAAGGGCAAGAAGGAGAAGGGTGAGGAGAGGCAGAAAGGTGCTGTGATGGTTGATGATAAGCAGGTGATCAATGCCCTATCCTCCCTCAAGGCTATAACTGCTCATGCACTAGCAAGGAGCATAGGGGTTAAGGTCTCAGTTGCAAACTCTATACTGAAGAGGTTTGAGGCTCAAGGTATGCTTAAGAGGTTTGGAGGCTATAGTGGGCACTACGTCTATCAACTTGTAGATAGCAAGGCTACCAAATAGGTAGAGAGGATATTATTGTTATTGATTGTATAGTGTAGCATCTTATAATGATTAGGCGGAAGCAAGCAAGAGTACATCTCCAGCGCTTGTACTCTCTAGTACATCCATATTGCTTACGACCCTTCCCAAAGGGTTGAACATCATACCCTTTATATCCTTGAGGAATATGCATACAGCACCATTTGCAACCATGAACCCTATATCCCCCCTCTTGAACTCATCCCTCTGCTTCTCCCTACCAACTGCCAGCCCTGTCTCCATGTAGATGAAGAGTCCATCGTACCTATGAGCCCTACCCTCTATTGGCAATGCTCTAAGTATTGAGCCTACTGTGAGTGGGGCTAGATGCCTAGCAAACTCGCACTCACACCTACCTTTGCCCTTCAGTTCTAGAGTAAGCCTTATCCTAGATACAGACATTATGCAAGCATTCACCAGCAGTAACGTTTATTTGTATTGTTAAGGATTCTGCATCTGTTTGGTAGAAGAGGGCAAACCTTCCAAGTCAAAGAAGAGTAAAGCATCAAAGAAGGAAGAGAAGGGAAGGAGTGATGATGCTGGTAAGCAAGAGCATGATGTTAAAGATACTTTGGATGAGAGTGCTGAGAGGAAGGATGTTCAAGCACAAGTAGGTTCTACACTTGTTGTTGAGGTAGAGAGAACTCAAGTAGATCAGCAAGCACAGCTGCAGCAGGAGCAGTCATCGAAGGGTAGCAATGAGGTAAGCATAAACCTTGTAGAGGTTAGAGCAGAGGATAGAAAGGTTCTGATAGGTCCTGCTAGGCTAACAAGGTTTGAGAAGGCTAGGATAGTTGGTGCTAGAGCACTGCAACTATCTCTAGGCGCACCACCACTCATCCAGATACCAAAGGATGCAGTAGATCCTATCTCAATAGCAGAGTATGAACTGAGTAGTAAGGCACTGCCTATATCCATAAGGCGCATACTCCCAGATGGGCACTATCAGGATATCCCCATAGCATGGTTGATGAATTGATCTTTACCCTAATTTTTGTTGAATACAATCAATGATAATATAAATAATAAAGATAAATAGGTACTCTAAGATAGAAAAAAAATCTCTTATGCTACTTATTACTCCTTACCATTGTCATGTTGGTCTTGGTCTTCCTCTTGCTTATTATGTCAAGTATTGTATATGTACCGAACATCCCTACTACGAACGCAATTATTGCGTATACCTCTATCATCCTGATCACCAACACTATACTATAAGAATTTGAATATAAACATGCTTCAGCATAAAATAATAAGAATTTCATTTCTAGAATAATCATCAAGAAGGCAGCTTATTATTCATTAATTTTATCTACAGGTTAGACCTCCTTCAACTTGCTCTCATCGAATGAACCAGAGGCATACCACTTGTACCTGAAGAAGTCTATGCACCATTCACGGAACAATGGATCGCTACCAAATAGCATGTGGTTGAGATCTGTATTACCATGCTGATCAGGGAAGAGTACAGCAGCATGCTTATCTGTTGCTATAACCATAACCTCAACCCTCTCACACATCCTCCTCTCAACTATACCCTTCCTTATGTACTCCTGCCAGCCTAGCCTGTTGAGTATCTCCTTCCTACCTTTTGGTACTATGGTATTGTAGCCAAATATGTATGAGAATCTTATACCCTGCCTGACCCTCTCTACTAGAGGTTCTATAAGGTCTAGAGGCACTTGAGCCATCAACTCCATTATATACTCCTGAGCATTAGCATACATCATCTTCCACCTCTCAAGCACTGCAACAACACCATTGACAAGTTCAGTGTTGTTAAGTGCACCAATACGTTGTATGAACTTCATTGGTAGATCTCCAAACGTATGCTCCTCAAAGTAGTGCTTGTTCTTTGCTAGGAACTCGAACGATGGTATCTGTGTTATCACACTCCTACCATATGTTGTTAGTGAGAGCATTCCATCAGCATCCTTCTTAACAAGCCCAGCATCAATTAGCCTGTTGGTATTTCTGTGTACCTCTTGCACTGTAGCATCCAACTCTTTTGCAAGGGTTGAGAGCTTCATGCTCTTCTCACTCAACTTGAAGAGTATGCTCCTCCTTAACTCACCAGCAAGTTCCCAGAATATATCGTATGGCGATGCTTCATCCATCATACTTTTACTCATATTGGTAAATCATATACACTTGCATCTAAATTTTTTGATTGTAATAACTTTATTACTTTAACGCTTCTCAATTAACCCCTTTCTGTAGTTCTCTATAGCATTAAGGATTACCTGTTTAGCCTCATCAGCATCCTTCCAACCTATAACCTCAACCTCTTTTCCTTCAAGCTGCTTATACACCTGGAAGAAGTGTGCTATCTCCTTCAACACATGCTCCTCCATATCCATCATGCTCTTGTACCCTTCATACCTAGGATCATCCTTTGCTACGCATAGAATCTTATCATCCTTCATACCAGAGTCTACCATCCTCAGCAGTCCTATAGGTCTGGCTTGTATAAGCACACCTGGATATGTTGGGTTGCTTACAAGTACAAGAGCATCAAGAGGGTCACCATCCTCTGCAAGTGTTCTGGGTATGAGTCCATAGTCACCAGGATAGTGGAGGGGGGAGAAGAGCACTCTATCAAGTTTTACTATGTTCTTATCCTTATCATACTCATACTTGTTCTGTGAACCCTTTGGTATCTCAACTATTACATTGACTATCTCTGGTATATGCTCCCCAGGCTCTATATCATGCCATAGATGCATAATACTAACATCTCTACAACCTAGAATAAATAATTAACTAATCAGAATAAGATTATTTATCTGTTGGAGCAACTAGATGTATATGGGCTTGAATAAGCAACTCAGGGATGTGCTTGAGCAGTTGATAGATGATACAATAACGCAGAGTGCTGACTTTGTTAACATTGCAAGGTCGTTCAGACCATTGGTAAGTAACGAT includes the following:
- a CDS encoding 30S ribosomal protein S25 encodes the protein MGGAGKKSIGAEAKRQLKEQEQEARKEKGKKEKGEERQKGAVMVDDKQVINALSSLKAITAHALARSIGVKVSVANSILKRFEAQGMLKRFGGYSGHYVYQLVDSKATK
- a CDS encoding cyclophilin-like fold protein translates to MNACIMSVSRIRLTLELKGKGRCECEFARHLAPLTVGSILRALPIEGRAHRYDGLFIYMETGLAVGREKQRDEFKRGDIGFMVANGAVCIFLKDIKGMMFNPLGRVVSNMDVLESTSAGDVLLLASA
- a CDS encoding DNA-directed RNA polymerase subunit K, with product MVEEGKPSKSKKSKASKKEEKGRSDDAGKQEHDVKDTLDESAERKDVQAQVGSTLVVEVERTQVDQQAQLQQEQSSKGSNEVSINLVEVRAEDRKVLIGPARLTRFEKARIVGARALQLSLGAPPLIQIPKDAVDPISIAEYELSSKALPISIRRILPDGHYQDIPIAWLMN
- a CDS encoding helix-turn-helix transcriptional regulator, with product MSKSMMDEASPYDIFWELAGELRRSILFKLSEKSMKLSTLAKELDATVQEVHRNTNRLIDAGLVKKDADGMLSLTTYGRSVITQIPSFEFLAKNKHYFEEHTFGDLPMKFIQRIGALNNTELVNGVVAVLERWKMMYANAQEYIMELMAQVPLDLIEPLVERVRQGIRFSYIFGYNTIVPKGRKEILNRLGWQEYIRKGIVERRMCERVEVMVIATDKHAAVLFPDQHGNTDLNHMLFGSDPLFREWCIDFFRYKWYASGSFDESKLKEV
- a CDS encoding inorganic diphosphatase produces the protein MHLWHDIEPGEHIPEIVNVIVEIPKGSQNKYEYDKDKNIVKLDRVLFSPLHYPGDYGLIPRTLAEDGDPLDALVLVSNPTYPGVLIQARPIGLLRMVDSGMKDDKILCVAKDDPRYEGYKSMMDMEEHVLKEIAHFFQVYKQLEGKEVEVIGWKDADEAKQVILNAIENYRKGLIEKR